In a single window of the Elaeis guineensis isolate ETL-2024a chromosome 8, EG11, whole genome shotgun sequence genome:
- the LOC105061408 gene encoding glycerophosphodiester phosphodiesterase GDPD2-like, whose protein sequence is MALKAIQVSIVRILGNVPKKPSVTLRSTTVPKGAKMLQPPWKATDFMVVGHRGNGMNALTSQDRRMTAVKENSLLSFNRAARFPIDFIELDVQVTKDDVPIIFHDDVILFEEAGHINEKQVTNLYLEEFLSYGPQREPGKVGKSLFRKAKDGRVLKWSVEDDDSLCTLQEAFRSVDPRLGFNIELKFDDHAVYREEELTHVLQAILQVVFEYANDRPIIFSTFQPDAAQLVRKLQCVYPVFFLTEGGNQIFDDMRRNSLDEALKLCLASGLQGIVSDVIGVFRNPSAIARIKASSLALLTYGQLNNVPEAVYMQHLMGINGVIVDLVEDITKAVSDFSRPATERDESSCDSIEEVRRPKFSQQELTFLLKCIPERIQQ, encoded by the exons ATGGCTCTCAAGGCCATCCAGGTCTCCATTGTTCGCATACTCGGCAATGTCCCAAAGAAGCCCTCCGTCACCCTCCGCTCCACCACCGTCCCCAAAG GGGCTAAGATGCTGCAACCGCCATGGAAGGCAACGGACTTCATGGTGGTGGGTCATCGAGGGAACGGGATGAATGCTTTAACATCGCAAGACCGACGGATGACAGCCGTCAAGGAGAACTCCCTCCTTTCCTTCAACCGAGCTGCCCGCTTCCCAATCGACTTCATCGAGCTCGACGTTCAG GTGACCAAAGATGATGTCCCAATCATCTTCCACGATGATGTGATCCTTTTCGAAGAAGCT GGACATATCAATGAGAAGCAGGTCACAAATCTATACTTGGAAGAATTCCTTTCCTACGGCCCTCAAAGAGAGCCTGGCAAG GTGGGGAAATCATTATTCAGGAAGGCTAAAGATGGGAGAGTGTTAAAATGGAGTGTGGAAGATGATGACTCTCTTTGCACATTGCAAGAGGCATTTCGGAGTGTTGATCCCCGTCTGGGCTTCAACATTGAGCTTAAATTTGATGACCATGCTGTTTACAGAGAAGAAGAGCTTACTCATGTTCTTCAGGCCATCTTGCAG GTGGTCTTTGAGTATGCCAATGATAGACCCATCATCTTCTCAACTTTCCAACCTGATGCAGCACAGCTAGTGAGGAAATTACAGTGTGTTTACCCT GTGTTTTTCCTCACCGAGGGAGGGAACCAAATCTTTGATGACATGAGAAGAAACTCGCTGGATGAGGCCCTTAAGCTATGCTTGGCCAGTGGTTTGCAAGGTATTGTTTCAGATGTCATAGGAGTTTTCAGAAATCCATCAGCAATAGCTAGAATCAAGGCATCTAGTCTTGCCCTTCTAACATATGGCCAGTTGAA CAATGTTCCTGAAGCCGTTTATATGCAGCATCTAATGGGCATCAATGGTGTAATTGTCGATCTTGTCGAAGACATTACTAAGGCTGTGTCAGATTTCAGCAGACCAGCTACTGAAAGAGATGAGAGTTCTTGTGACTCTATAGAGGAGGTCAGGAGGCCTAAGTTTTCACAACAAGAGCTCACATTCTTGCTCAAGTGTATACCTGAACGAATACAACAGTAG